In a single window of the Thermus amyloliquefaciens genome:
- the hemG gene encoding protoporphyrinogen oxidase, whose amino-acid sequence MAQVAVVGGGWAGLAAALALKEAGVDFRLFEAGLRLGGKVRTHKGEGFLVEGGPDASVRYKKEVLELAERFGLTPIGTLPAKPAAYILRKGKAHPLPEGLLQIVPGDLKGLYRTPLLSFSGKLRALYDLFLPRGAKEDESLREFVERRLGPEVFAALVAPLAGGIYGGEPEELSMKAAFPQLLELERRHRSLILGAMRAKKARGSREGGSLFFSFPEGLALLTRRLAEEVAGKILLGTPVLALEPLGGLYRLHTPKGTWEAEAVVLATPAPVAAQLLRPFLPEATALLKGIPHTPAATVSLAFAEALPLEGHGLLVAKGEGYRARGFTWTHRKWPGRAPEGWSLVRAYFSGETARLSEAELAKVALEDLRLFLGREVRPERTWVFRFPEGMPAYRVGHLERIGRLETALLKAPGLFLAGNYLEGVGLPEVVRSGRKAAERALGYLALTPTP is encoded by the coding sequence GTGGCTCAGGTAGCCGTGGTGGGCGGGGGCTGGGCGGGGCTTGCCGCCGCCTTGGCCCTGAAGGAGGCCGGGGTGGACTTCCGGCTCTTTGAGGCCGGACTTCGCCTGGGGGGCAAGGTGCGCACCCATAAGGGGGAGGGGTTTTTGGTGGAAGGGGGCCCCGACGCCAGCGTGCGCTACAAAAAGGAGGTGCTGGAGCTGGCGGAGCGGTTTGGCCTCACCCCCATCGGCACCCTGCCCGCCAAGCCCGCCGCCTACATCCTGCGCAAGGGCAAGGCCCACCCCCTCCCCGAGGGGCTTTTGCAAATCGTCCCCGGGGACCTCAAGGGCCTCTACCGCACCCCCCTCCTCTCCTTTTCCGGGAAGCTTAGGGCCCTTTATGACCTCTTCCTCCCCCGCGGGGCCAAGGAGGATGAAAGCCTGAGGGAGTTCGTGGAGAGGAGGCTAGGCCCCGAGGTTTTCGCCGCCCTGGTGGCCCCCTTGGCGGGGGGCATCTACGGGGGCGAGCCCGAGGAGCTTTCCATGAAGGCCGCCTTCCCCCAGCTTCTGGAGCTGGAAAGGAGGCATCGGAGCCTCATCCTGGGGGCCATGCGGGCCAAAAAGGCCCGGGGAAGCCGCGAGGGGGGGAGCCTGTTCTTCTCCTTCCCGGAGGGGCTTGCCCTCCTAACCCGAAGGCTTGCGGAGGAGGTGGCGGGAAAAATCCTGCTGGGCACCCCGGTGCTGGCCCTCGAGCCCCTGGGGGGGCTTTACCGTCTTCACACCCCTAAGGGGACCTGGGAGGCGGAGGCCGTGGTCCTGGCCACCCCTGCCCCGGTGGCCGCCCAGCTCCTAAGGCCCTTCCTTCCCGAAGCCACCGCGCTCCTCAAGGGCATTCCCCACACCCCCGCCGCCACGGTAAGCCTGGCCTTTGCCGAGGCCCTGCCCCTGGAAGGGCATGGCCTTTTGGTGGCCAAGGGGGAGGGGTACAGGGCCAGGGGGTTCACCTGGACGCACCGGAAGTGGCCGGGAAGGGCCCCGGAGGGCTGGTCCCTGGTGCGGGCCTACTTTTCCGGGGAGACGGCGAGGCTTTCCGAGGCGGAGCTGGCCAAGGTGGCCCTGGAGGACCTCCGCCTCTTCCTGGGCCGGGAGGTGCGCCCCGAGCGCACCTGGGTCTTCCGCTTCCCCGAGGGGATGCCCGCCTACCGGGTGGGGCATCTGGAACGCATAGGGCGGTTAGAAACCGCCCTCCTCAAGGCCCCTGGCCTCTTCCTGGCGGGAAACTACCTGGAAGGGGTGGGCCTGCCCGAGGTGGTGCGCTCGGGGCGTAAGGCGGCCGAGCGGGCCCTCGGGTACCTGGCCCTAACCCCCACCCCCTAG
- a CDS encoding metal-sulfur cluster assembly factor, protein MNPLEEQAWNLLRTVYDPELGLDVVNLGLIYELKVDPPRAYVRMTLTTPGCPLHDSMGDAVRQALSRIPGVEEVEVELTFEPPWTPARLSPEARRLLGWG, encoded by the coding sequence ATGAACCCTTTGGAGGAGCAGGCGTGGAACCTTTTGCGCACGGTCTACGACCCGGAGCTGGGCCTGGACGTGGTGAACCTGGGGCTCATCTACGAGCTTAAGGTGGATCCCCCTAGGGCCTATGTGCGCATGACCCTCACCACCCCGGGCTGCCCCCTGCACGACAGCATGGGGGATGCGGTGCGGCAGGCCTTAAGCCGCATCCCGGGCGTGGAGGAGGTAGAGGTGGAACTCACCTTTGAACCCCCTTGGACCCCGGCCCGGCTTTCCCCGGAGGCCCGGCGGCTCCTGGGCTGGGGCTAA
- the hemH gene encoding ferrochelatase: MNVLLMAYGTPYTPEEIEPYYTDIRRGRRPSEELLKELEERYAAIGKSPLNEITLAQAIRLQALLNLEAPAYPKRLLGPFGPRTPQGPARVYVGTKHWHPSIGEAIAAMHEDGVKRAVAIVAAPHYSLRSVAEYKEKVEQALKALPEPMEFLWVESYEAHPGLIAAYARRLEEAIWRLQEPRKAAYVFTAHSIPLSAVERGDPYPRQVERTAELIAKRLALPRFSVAYQSAGRTPEPWLGPDINEHLRALREEGYAEVVVQAVGFPADHLEVYYDLDLEAQATAREVGLRLLRARSLNADLDYIQVLKDLVEEAWLR, from the coding sequence CCGAAGAGCTCCTTAAGGAGCTGGAGGAACGCTACGCCGCCATCGGCAAAAGCCCCCTCAACGAGATCACCCTGGCCCAGGCCATCAGGCTCCAGGCGCTTTTGAACCTCGAGGCCCCCGCCTACCCCAAGCGCCTCCTGGGCCCCTTTGGCCCCCGCACCCCCCAGGGCCCGGCCAGGGTGTACGTGGGCACCAAGCACTGGCACCCCTCCATTGGAGAAGCCATCGCCGCCATGCACGAGGACGGGGTGAAGCGGGCGGTGGCCATCGTGGCCGCCCCCCACTACTCCCTAAGGAGCGTGGCCGAGTACAAGGAGAAGGTGGAGCAGGCCCTGAAAGCCCTACCCGAGCCCATGGAGTTCCTCTGGGTGGAAAGCTACGAGGCCCACCCCGGCCTCATCGCCGCCTACGCCCGGCGCCTGGAGGAGGCCATCTGGCGGCTGCAAGAGCCCAGGAAGGCGGCCTACGTCTTCACCGCCCACTCCATCCCCCTTTCGGCGGTGGAGCGGGGGGACCCCTATCCCCGCCAGGTGGAAAGGACGGCGGAGCTCATCGCCAAGAGGCTTGCCCTTCCCCGCTTCTCCGTGGCCTACCAGTCCGCGGGCCGCACCCCCGAGCCCTGGCTGGGCCCCGACATCAACGAGCACCTCCGGGCCCTCAGGGAGGAGGGCTATGCGGAGGTGGTGGTGCAGGCGGTGGGCTTCCCCGCGGACCACCTGGAGGTCTACTACGACCTGGACCTCGAGGCCCAGGCCACCGCAAGGGAGGTGGGGCTAAGGCTCCTCAGGGCCCGAAGCCTCAACGCTGATTTGGACTATATCCAGGTACTCAAGGACCTGGTGGAGGAGGCGTGGCTCAGGTAG
- a CDS encoding bifunctional diguanylate cyclase/phosphodiesterase has protein sequence MEGTWGPILWQALLPLLRRGLEGLAESLEQAALALSAHRAYLFRLEEGQGTWYASQLAEWAGPDTTPQLQNPHLQRLPMRERGYGRWLDLFLAGRAVAGPVASFPQEERPLLEAQEIQSLLVVPVFVEERLWGFLGVDDCRRERGFSPEEEAFLRALAEALAHTLELWERKRWLETLLLASPFYLARLDKEGRILYANPALKGALPQDLRLPVEEALRHPGRPRTLLTRQERAVEWTLVAVPGPGQEVLEVLALGVDVTAREEAEAREKRWNAFRKNLLRVYETLMAEGLSDSIFGLILEAALDTIPAAQAGSVTVLMEDGGYHFLAAKGYDLNALRQVCLRPEEPLSLTGHREAQVFTWKDLERFNARLDVKRRKIMEEAGRVREIKAILSVPVYLAGERKAFLYLDNFEQEDAFTPLDLELAQAFASQLGLLLRRLELEGRLQHLAYHDPLTGLPNRLFFLDKLAQALGEKGTDLAILYLDLDGLKLVNDLEGHAAGDEVIRVMAARFRAALRPRDLVARQGGDEFLVLLTGIKGAEDVIAVAERLLEVARLPCPVGERVYHLSTSIGIALGEPGLAPGELLQRADLALYRAKGEGKDRLAFFEPHLQEALRRETDLLEALREDLERGEGLWLAYQPIVDLGTGQTVALEALLRWRLAPPSELIPLVERHRLMGQLGHWILHQACKEQGRHGLRVHVNVSPLELLDPTYPFRVAETLEATGCPPHRLVLEVTETSLIPDDRGRDASRALEALRNLGIGIYLDDFGSGYSSLERLAELPVQGVKLGQAFTRRLGTPPNPQGSSARLVAAVLALAKALGLEAIAEGIEDQATLDYLRRLGFPLGQGYLWGWPKPLPIE, from the coding sequence ATGGAAGGAACCTGGGGCCCCATCCTTTGGCAAGCGCTCCTTCCCCTGCTGCGCCGGGGGCTCGAGGGGCTTGCGGAGTCGCTTGAGCAGGCGGCCCTGGCCCTCTCTGCCCACCGGGCCTACCTCTTCCGCCTGGAGGAAGGCCAGGGCACCTGGTACGCCAGCCAGCTGGCGGAATGGGCGGGTCCGGACACCACCCCCCAGCTGCAAAACCCCCACCTGCAACGCCTCCCCATGCGGGAAAGGGGCTATGGACGTTGGCTGGATCTTTTCCTTGCGGGTCGGGCGGTGGCCGGACCGGTGGCCTCCTTCCCCCAGGAGGAAAGGCCCTTGCTGGAAGCCCAAGAGATCCAAAGCCTCCTGGTGGTGCCCGTTTTCGTGGAGGAGAGGCTTTGGGGGTTCCTGGGGGTGGACGACTGCCGGCGGGAAAGGGGTTTCAGCCCAGAGGAGGAGGCCTTTCTCCGGGCTTTGGCCGAGGCCCTAGCCCACACCCTGGAACTCTGGGAAAGGAAACGGTGGCTGGAAACCCTGCTCCTCGCCTCCCCCTTTTACCTGGCGCGGCTGGACAAGGAAGGGCGCATCCTGTACGCCAACCCCGCCTTGAAAGGGGCTTTGCCCCAGGACCTGCGCCTTCCCGTGGAGGAGGCCCTCCGCCACCCCGGCCGCCCCCGCACCCTCCTCACCCGGCAGGAGCGGGCGGTGGAGTGGACCCTGGTGGCCGTGCCTGGGCCGGGGCAGGAGGTGCTGGAGGTGTTGGCCTTGGGCGTGGACGTGACCGCCCGGGAGGAGGCAGAAGCCCGGGAGAAGCGGTGGAACGCCTTCCGCAAAAACCTGCTGCGGGTTTACGAAACCCTCATGGCGGAGGGACTTTCCGACTCCATCTTTGGGCTGATCCTCGAGGCCGCCCTGGACACCATCCCCGCCGCGCAGGCGGGGAGCGTCACCGTGCTCATGGAGGACGGTGGCTACCACTTCCTGGCGGCGAAGGGCTACGACCTTAACGCCCTCCGCCAGGTATGCCTGCGCCCCGAAGAACCCCTATCCCTCACCGGCCACAGGGAGGCCCAGGTATTCACCTGGAAGGACCTGGAACGCTTCAACGCCCGTCTGGACGTAAAAAGGCGCAAAATAATGGAGGAAGCCGGCAGGGTGCGGGAGATCAAGGCCATCCTCTCCGTCCCCGTGTACCTGGCGGGGGAGCGCAAGGCCTTCTTATACCTGGATAACTTTGAGCAGGAGGACGCCTTTACCCCCCTGGACCTGGAGCTGGCCCAAGCCTTCGCCAGTCAGCTGGGCCTGCTCCTCCGCAGGTTGGAGCTGGAGGGCAGGCTCCAGCACCTGGCTTACCACGATCCCCTCACCGGTCTTCCCAACCGCCTCTTCTTCCTGGACAAGCTGGCGCAAGCCCTTGGGGAAAAGGGGACCGATCTGGCCATCCTTTACCTGGACCTGGACGGGCTCAAGCTGGTGAACGACCTGGAAGGGCATGCGGCGGGGGACGAGGTGATCCGGGTCATGGCCGCCCGCTTCCGGGCCGCCCTCCGCCCCCGCGACCTGGTGGCCCGGCAAGGGGGAGATGAGTTCTTGGTGCTCCTCACCGGCATCAAGGGGGCCGAGGACGTCATCGCCGTTGCCGAAAGGCTTCTGGAGGTGGCCCGCCTGCCCTGCCCCGTAGGGGAACGGGTCTACCACCTCTCCACCTCCATCGGCATCGCCCTGGGAGAACCCGGGCTGGCTCCGGGCGAGCTCCTCCAGCGGGCCGACCTGGCCCTGTACCGGGCCAAGGGGGAAGGCAAGGACCGCCTGGCCTTCTTTGAGCCCCACCTCCAAGAAGCCCTCCGGCGGGAAACCGATCTCCTGGAAGCCTTGCGGGAGGACCTGGAACGGGGCGAAGGCCTCTGGCTGGCCTACCAGCCCATCGTGGATCTGGGCACGGGCCAAACCGTGGCCTTAGAGGCCCTTCTCCGCTGGCGCCTGGCCCCGCCTTCGGAGCTCATTCCCCTGGTGGAAAGGCACCGGCTTATGGGCCAGCTTGGGCACTGGATCCTCCACCAGGCCTGTAAGGAGCAAGGCCGCCACGGGCTTAGGGTGCACGTGAACGTCAGCCCCCTGGAACTCCTAGACCCCACCTACCCCTTTCGGGTGGCCGAGACCCTAGAGGCAACTGGTTGTCCCCCCCACCGCCTGGTCCTGGAGGTGACCGAAACCTCCCTGATCCCCGACGACCGCGGACGCGACGCCAGCCGGGCCCTCGAGGCCCTCCGGAACCTGGGGATAGGGATCTACCTGGACGACTTCGGCTCGGGCTACTCTAGCCTGGAGCGGCTGGCCGAGCTCCCCGTGCAGGGGGTCAAGCTGGGCCAGGCCTTCACCCGGCGCCTCGGGACCCCGCCCAATCCCCAGGGCTCCTCCGCCCGGCTGGTGGCCGCCGTCTTGGCCCTGGCCAAAGCCTTGGGGCTGGAGGCCATTGCGGAGGGGATTGAGGACCAGGCCACCCTGGACTACCTGCGGCGCCTGGGCTTCCCCCTGGGCCAGGGCTACCTCTGGGGATGGCCCAAGCCCCTCCCGATAGAATGA
- a CDS encoding PAS domain S-box protein, with protein sequence MANAPWKISLIYVAFSLLWILGSDQLLLKLLPWPEELIRWQTGKGLVFVLLSAGLIYALTARWERDRQRSAQLLEASERRFRALVENSREVTFVLDATGRITYASPNVGQVLGYDPQGYLQEPTSALGFVHPEDRPYAEAVFEDLLRHPGAVREYSFRLLDAQGQVRQARIWGRNLLHDPAVAGIVLHVRDESELEEERAKLQGLLEALPGRVFQARVPEGADPAFLPLWYASPQGEAILGYPPQELGKDPHAFYAKVHPEDREKAQQVRREAVKRPYEPQRVTYRFWHGQRQRWIWMQDTLVYHPYNRLLTGYGVEVTEIMEAEERFRLLFQAHPLPMWVYDRETYRFLEVNEAALAQYGYTREEFLSMTILEISPEQERLLEELPSERPPLSHSGPWTHRLKDGREIQVEIHSHLLDYAGRPAVLVVALDVTQEKAKERALRESEALFRTLAETAPALILMWQGERLTFANEEALRLTGYTREELQSRPIWEFVHPADREMVRERGLARIRGDNPPSRYPFRILTKAGEVRWLDYSAARVEIGGKPAVLGVGLDITEAKERELALEAFARVSLALRQSEDLKEMMEAALDTVLAVMEAPAGSILLYDQETGRLEEAASRGWLKEVPTPPTLAEGGMVARAFQGEVVVSQDLKQDPRVRPGARSLVPEGWSGVVVPLLAGKEPVGALTLAWPHPRTPTPREVERAQLVAETLGNAVHRASLRRKLARRVEHLEALRAIDQAIAGSLALEPTLEIFLNQVMRLPLDAAALFLYEPREKGLRLEGHRGFLSPKALLPKEIRLGQGHVGQAALQGGKVAVDDLTRQPGAHPDFTLKEGLVAERVYPLFAKGKLLGALAVFTRRPWDLSPEDEEFLEALATQGAIALDNARTFQELLKSQRELEAAYDLTLWGWAKAVELRDQETAGHTERVTALTLRLSRALGVPEEDLDDIRRGAILHDVGKLGIPDAILLKPEPLTEEEQAIMKKHPVYAYEWLSGIPFLKKALEIPYGHHERWDGSGYPRGLKGLEIPLSARIFAVVDVYDALTSDRPYRKAWPRDKALAYIEEQGGKQFDPEVVAAFLGLMAGEEHLLS encoded by the coding sequence ATGGCCAACGCGCCTTGGAAAATCAGCCTGATCTACGTTGCCTTTTCCCTCCTCTGGATCCTAGGGAGCGACCAACTCCTCCTGAAGCTTCTTCCTTGGCCAGAAGAGCTAATCCGTTGGCAAACGGGCAAGGGCCTGGTTTTCGTCCTCCTTTCCGCAGGATTGATCTACGCCCTGACCGCCCGCTGGGAGCGGGACCGGCAAAGGTCGGCCCAGCTCCTGGAGGCCTCTGAGCGGCGTTTCCGGGCCCTCGTGGAAAACAGTCGGGAAGTGACCTTCGTCCTGGACGCAACAGGGCGGATCACCTACGCCTCCCCCAACGTGGGGCAGGTCCTGGGCTACGATCCCCAGGGCTACCTCCAGGAACCCACCTCCGCCCTGGGGTTTGTGCACCCGGAAGACCGCCCCTACGCCGAGGCGGTCTTCGAGGACCTGCTGCGCCATCCCGGGGCTGTTCGGGAGTACAGCTTCCGCCTGCTGGACGCCCAAGGGCAGGTGCGCCAAGCGCGGATTTGGGGGCGCAACCTTTTGCACGATCCGGCGGTGGCAGGCATCGTCCTCCACGTGCGGGACGAAAGCGAACTGGAGGAGGAACGGGCTAAGCTCCAAGGCCTCTTGGAGGCCCTCCCGGGACGGGTCTTTCAAGCCCGGGTACCGGAAGGTGCCGACCCTGCCTTCCTTCCCCTTTGGTACGCTTCCCCCCAAGGGGAAGCCATCCTGGGGTACCCTCCTCAGGAGCTCGGCAAAGACCCGCACGCCTTCTATGCCAAGGTGCACCCCGAGGACCGGGAAAAGGCCCAGCAGGTGCGCCGGGAAGCGGTAAAGCGCCCCTATGAACCCCAAAGGGTCACCTACCGTTTCTGGCATGGGCAAAGGCAACGCTGGATCTGGATGCAGGACACCCTGGTTTATCACCCTTACAATCGCCTGCTGACCGGCTACGGGGTGGAGGTCACCGAGATCATGGAGGCGGAGGAACGCTTCCGCCTCCTCTTCCAAGCCCATCCCCTGCCCATGTGGGTCTACGACCGGGAAACCTACCGCTTCCTGGAGGTGAACGAGGCGGCCCTCGCCCAGTATGGCTACACCCGGGAGGAGTTCCTCTCCATGACCATTCTGGAAATCAGTCCGGAACAGGAGCGGCTCCTGGAGGAACTCCCGAGCGAAAGACCCCCATTGTCCCATTCAGGCCCCTGGACCCACCGCTTGAAGGACGGGCGGGAGATCCAGGTGGAGATCCACTCCCATCTCCTGGACTATGCGGGCCGGCCCGCGGTCTTGGTGGTGGCCCTGGACGTCACCCAGGAGAAGGCTAAGGAAAGAGCCCTCCGGGAGTCCGAGGCCCTCTTCCGCACCCTGGCGGAAACCGCTCCCGCCCTCATCCTCATGTGGCAGGGGGAGCGCCTCACCTTTGCCAACGAAGAGGCCCTACGCCTCACCGGATACACCCGGGAGGAGCTCCAAAGCCGGCCCATCTGGGAGTTCGTCCATCCAGCCGATCGGGAGATGGTGCGGGAAAGGGGTCTGGCCCGCATCCGTGGGGACAACCCTCCGAGCCGCTATCCCTTTCGCATCCTCACCAAGGCGGGGGAGGTGCGCTGGCTGGACTATTCCGCCGCCCGGGTGGAGATCGGCGGCAAGCCTGCCGTCTTGGGGGTGGGGCTGGACATCACGGAGGCCAAGGAGCGGGAGCTCGCCTTGGAGGCCTTCGCCCGGGTGAGCCTGGCCCTGCGGCAAAGCGAGGACCTGAAGGAGATGATGGAGGCCGCCCTGGACACGGTGCTCGCCGTCATGGAGGCCCCGGCGGGGAGCATCCTCCTCTACGACCAGGAGACGGGCCGCCTGGAGGAGGCGGCGAGCCGGGGCTGGCTTAAGGAGGTCCCCACACCCCCCACCCTGGCCGAAGGGGGCATGGTGGCCCGGGCCTTCCAGGGAGAGGTGGTGGTCAGCCAGGACCTGAAGCAGGACCCCCGGGTGCGCCCTGGGGCCCGGAGCCTGGTCCCCGAGGGCTGGAGCGGGGTCGTGGTCCCCCTTCTGGCGGGCAAGGAACCCGTGGGGGCCCTCACCCTGGCCTGGCCTCACCCCCGCACCCCTACCCCGAGGGAGGTGGAACGGGCCCAGTTGGTGGCGGAAACCCTGGGCAACGCCGTGCACCGGGCCAGCCTTCGCCGTAAGCTCGCCCGGAGGGTGGAGCACCTGGAGGCCCTCCGGGCCATAGACCAGGCCATCGCCGGCTCCTTGGCCCTCGAGCCCACCCTGGAGATCTTCCTCAACCAGGTGATGCGCCTTCCCCTGGACGCCGCCGCCCTCTTTCTTTATGAACCCAGGGAAAAGGGCCTCAGGCTGGAGGGCCACCGGGGCTTCCTCTCCCCCAAGGCCCTCCTGCCCAAAGAAATCCGCCTGGGCCAGGGCCACGTGGGCCAGGCCGCCCTGCAGGGGGGCAAGGTGGCCGTGGACGACCTCACCCGGCAACCTGGGGCTCACCCGGACTTCACCCTCAAAGAGGGTCTGGTGGCGGAACGGGTCTATCCCCTCTTCGCCAAAGGCAAACTCCTGGGTGCCTTGGCTGTCTTTACCCGCAGGCCATGGGACCTTTCCCCTGAGGACGAGGAGTTCCTCGAGGCCCTGGCCACCCAGGGCGCCATCGCCCTGGACAACGCCCGCACCTTCCAGGAACTCCTGAAAAGCCAGCGGGAGCTGGAGGCCGCCTACGACCTCACCCTCTGGGGCTGGGCTAAGGCGGTGGAACTAAGGGACCAGGAGACCGCCGGGCACACCGAGCGGGTCACGGCGCTCACCCTGCGCCTAAGCAGGGCCCTGGGGGTGCCCGAGGAAGACCTAGACGACATAAGGCGGGGAGCCATCCTCCACGACGTGGGCAAGCTGGGCATCCCCGACGCCATCCTCCTCAAACCGGAGCCCCTCACCGAGGAGGAGCAGGCCATCATGAAAAAACACCCCGTCTACGCCTACGAGTGGCTCTCCGGCATCCCCTTCCTCAAGAAGGCCCTGGAGATCCCTTATGGCCACCACGAGCGCTGGGACGGCTCCGGATACCCCCGGGGGCTAAAGGGCCTGGAGATCCCCCTTTCGGCCCGCATCTTCGCCGTGGTGGACGTGTACGACGCCCTGACCTCCGACCGCCCTTACCGGAAGGCCTGGCCCAGGGATAAGGCCCTGGCCTACATAGAAGAGCAAGGGGGCAAGCAGTTTGACCCCGAGGTGGTGGCGGCCTTCCTGGGGTTGATGGCCGGGGAAGAGCATCTCCTGTCCTAG
- a CDS encoding sensor domain-containing diguanylate cyclase, with the protein MALPYPVVALGSLLLGLLAGVLGYTAPHILPWLMIFTASTASVHGLSWGVAASLASTLVLLLFPGFNTLALALLLLSAYLAHGIGESLRRAHRRAKALARSQRLLAEALEALPQAENREELLRSLPGRLAALGEGGHVGVWTPTGQGFRLLASIPPLSLQEVPASGVLDRAFREGRPVHVPHVGQEPGYIPAPGLHTQTELALPLKERDQVVAILNLERGQPFAPEEVEGLVRFAQAVSLQLDRLADLEERRLIADLSERLQSASTLEEAGAKALALLLASLGLPSGTLWEARGGRMAALAYHGVEEPSLLQVLREGLPYGVGLAWQVYETQSPVFTARYAEENRAAPTLKALGWRTFAALPLPSPGAPRSRRVLVVGQREERLWRKAEVERLLLFCRTLGLGLERLTERSRHEAVNRLFLNLLEVPPEDLYQPLLEEAIRQVPGAEAGSLLVLEGKEYRYKAALGYDLEGLKGVAFSLEDQLRWYGQGREKALRGEPRILSAEAQTIAEISHETAPPEVMDAAGRVREIQANLCLPIPYKGEVLAYLNLDNLHDPKAFGEDSLEAARFFAAPLATLLHEVRTRHLLEEAALTDPLTGLGNRRAFDRYLLEELKRAERYGYPLSLAILDLRGFKQVNDRLGHAVGDLALIQVAQALGRERRNGDRLFRWGGDEFAALFPHTPKQGAIAAAFRYAQAIQKLCFEGLCLGVNIGVATFPEDGTTPDALLSAADTRMYEAKTRGLAVFA; encoded by the coding sequence ATGGCCCTGCCCTACCCCGTGGTCGCCTTGGGCTCCCTTCTGCTCGGGCTTTTGGCGGGGGTTTTGGGCTACACCGCCCCCCACATCCTCCCCTGGCTCATGATCTTCACCGCCAGCACCGCCAGCGTGCACGGGCTTTCCTGGGGGGTGGCGGCGTCTTTGGCCTCCACCTTGGTTCTCCTTCTCTTCCCCGGCTTCAATACCTTGGCCCTAGCCTTGCTCCTCCTTTCCGCCTACCTGGCCCACGGCATCGGGGAAAGCCTCCGGCGGGCCCACCGGCGGGCCAAGGCCCTGGCCCGGAGCCAAAGGCTCCTGGCGGAGGCCCTCGAGGCCCTACCCCAAGCGGAAAACCGGGAAGAGCTCCTCCGAAGCCTCCCCGGGCGCCTGGCGGCCCTGGGGGAAGGGGGGCATGTGGGGGTATGGACACCCACCGGCCAGGGCTTCCGCCTCTTGGCAAGCATCCCTCCCCTTTCCCTTCAGGAGGTGCCCGCCAGCGGGGTCCTGGACCGGGCCTTCCGGGAGGGGCGCCCCGTGCACGTGCCCCACGTGGGCCAGGAGCCTGGCTACATCCCCGCTCCCGGCCTCCACACCCAAACGGAGCTGGCCCTGCCCCTTAAGGAAAGGGACCAGGTGGTGGCCATTTTGAACCTGGAGCGGGGGCAGCCCTTCGCTCCCGAAGAGGTGGAGGGCCTCGTGCGCTTCGCCCAGGCGGTAAGCCTCCAGCTGGACCGCTTGGCCGACCTCGAGGAGCGCAGGCTCATCGCCGACCTCTCGGAACGCCTGCAGAGCGCCAGCACCCTGGAGGAGGCGGGGGCCAAGGCCCTCGCCCTCCTCCTCGCCTCCCTGGGGCTACCCTCGGGCACCCTTTGGGAGGCGCGGGGTGGACGGATGGCAGCCTTGGCCTACCACGGGGTGGAAGAGCCCTCCCTCCTCCAGGTGCTGCGGGAAGGCCTTCCCTACGGGGTGGGCCTGGCCTGGCAGGTGTACGAGACCCAAAGCCCGGTGTTCACGGCCCGCTATGCGGAAGAAAACCGGGCGGCGCCCACCCTGAAGGCCCTGGGCTGGCGCACCTTCGCCGCCCTTCCCCTCCCTTCCCCCGGCGCGCCCCGTAGCCGCCGGGTGCTGGTGGTGGGCCAGAGGGAGGAGCGGCTTTGGCGAAAGGCGGAGGTGGAACGCCTCCTCCTCTTCTGCCGCACCCTGGGACTGGGGCTGGAGCGCCTGACGGAAAGAAGCCGCCATGAGGCGGTGAACCGGCTCTTCCTGAACCTGCTAGAGGTACCCCCCGAGGACCTCTACCAGCCCCTCCTGGAGGAGGCCATCCGCCAGGTGCCGGGCGCGGAGGCGGGAAGCCTCCTGGTCCTGGAAGGGAAAGAGTACCGCTACAAGGCGGCCCTCGGCTACGACCTGGAAGGCCTTAAGGGGGTGGCCTTTTCCTTGGAAGACCAGCTCCGCTGGTACGGGCAAGGGCGGGAAAAGGCCCTAAGGGGAGAGCCCCGCATCCTGAGCGCGGAAGCGCAGACCATCGCCGAGATCAGCCACGAGACCGCCCCCCCGGAGGTCATGGACGCCGCGGGAAGGGTCCGGGAGATCCAGGCCAACCTCTGCCTGCCCATCCCCTACAAGGGGGAGGTGCTGGCCTACCTGAACCTGGACAACCTCCACGACCCCAAGGCCTTCGGGGAGGACTCCTTGGAGGCCGCCCGCTTCTTCGCCGCGCCCCTGGCCACCCTGCTCCACGAGGTCCGCACCCGCCACCTCCTGGAGGAGGCGGCCCTCACCGACCCCCTCACAGGCCTAGGCAACCGCCGGGCCTTTGACCGTTACCTGCTGGAGGAGCTCAAGCGGGCGGAGCGCTACGGCTACCCCCTTTCCCTGGCGATCCTGGACCTACGGGGCTTCAAGCAGGTGAACGACCGCCTGGGCCACGCGGTGGGCGACCTGGCCCTGATCCAGGTGGCCCAAGCCCTTGGAAGGGAAAGGCGCAACGGGGACCGGCTCTTCCGCTGGGGCGGGGACGAGTTCGCCGCCCTTTTTCCCCACACCCCCAAACAGGGGGCCATCGCCGCCGCCTTCCGCTACGCCCAAGCCATCCAAAAGCTCTGTTTTGAGGGGCTCTGCCTGGGGGTGAACATCGGGGTGGCCACCTTTCCCGAGGACGGCACCACCCCGGATGCCCTGCTTTCCGCAGCCGACACCCGCATGTACGAGGCCAAAACCCGGGGGCTGGCGGTATTCGCTTGA